The Nocardioides marmorisolisilvae genomic interval ATCACCAGCACCGGCACCGGAGCCGGCAACGCGGCCGGGTCGATGCTGGAGGCGCTCTCTGCTGGGAGTCGGGTGCTGCACGTCACCGGCCAGATCGACAGCGATTTCCTCGGGTCAGGTCGAGGCGTCATCCACGAGGTCCCACGCCAGCTGCAGATGCTCCAGGCCGTGTCCAGGTTCGCCCGCACCGTCGAGCGCGCCGACCAGGCTCGTGAGGTCCTCGAGGCCGCCATTGCAGATCTGAGCACCCTGCCCACCGCTCCCGCCAGCGTGGAGTGGCCAATCGACCTGCAGTACCTCGGCGACCCCGCCGACCAGACCGTGAACGGGCCCGCCACCGTCAGCAGACCCCCGACCGTTGATGCAGCCGCTCTGGCATCCGCGATCGACGTGCTCGACAACGCCAGGCGTCCCCTGATCTGGGCCGGCGGTGGTGCCCGCGACATCGGCGCCCCTCTCCAGGAGCTCGCCGAGCTGCTCGGCGCCGGACTGCTCACCAGCAACGCCGGCCGGGGCTCCATTCCAGAGGATCACCCTCTGGTGGTCGGCAATTTCGCCTCCAACCCGGGATTGGACGCGCTGATCGCCGACGCCGATGCCCTGCTGAGCATCGGCAGCCACTTCCGTTCCAACGAGACCCGGCACTATCACCTGCCACTGCCCTCCCCTCACGTCGCCATCGACGTCGACGAGGCGGCCGTCGGGCGGGTGTACCCCGCTGAGGTCGGCCTCGTCGGTGACGCCGCTGCGATCGTGCCGGCCCTCCTCGACGCGCTCCGCTCCAGGTCCACCGGACCGGAAGCGGGCTGGACGGAGCGGGTCACCTCGGTGCGCGAAGACGTCCGGACCAAGCTGGAAGCGGACATCGGCGCCTACGGGAGCATCTGTACGGCGAT includes:
- a CDS encoding thiamine pyrophosphate-binding protein; the encoded protein is MTDQPTHVTGGDVLVEVMRAHGVDTAFGVVSIHNLPLVEAIDRELRFVPVRHEAAAVNAADGYARATGRFGVAITSTGTGAGNAAGSMLEALSAGSRVLHVTGQIDSDFLGSGRGVIHEVPRQLQMLQAVSRFARTVERADQAREVLEAAIADLSTLPTAPASVEWPIDLQYLGDPADQTVNGPATVSRPPTVDAAALASAIDVLDNARRPLIWAGGGARDIGAPLQELAELLGAGLLTSNAGRGSIPEDHPLVVGNFASNPGLDALIADADALLSIGSHFRSNETRHYHLPLPSPHVAIDVDEAAVGRVYPAEVGLVGDAAAIVPALLDALRSRSTGPEAGWTERVTSVREDVRTKLEADIGAYGSICTAISEVLPQGSMIARDVTIPSSSWGNRLLPILDPRSNIFPLGGGIGQGLAMGIGAAVGRTDVPTLVMVGDGGLAVHLGELCTLAGEEPSCILVIFNDGGYGVLRNLQEANTGRRAGVDLFTPDFGDLAHSLALPYALARNGDEFRSALVKAVELGTPMVIEVDVTALSPAPKPFVPPVHVPTPGARQSRES